Below is a genomic region from Xiphophorus hellerii strain 12219 chromosome 1, Xiphophorus_hellerii-4.1, whole genome shotgun sequence.
AAAgctaatatttagttaaaagttATAGTTAAGCTAACAGTGAATGTTTTGCCACTAGTTGGTGTTACAAACAGCTAATGATAGATGCTTATGGTACCTTATTATAAATACTTCTATTTTAACTATTCTCTGTAAAAcgaaggaaaaaaagataaaaaatgttaacttgTCTTATTGGGAGACTATGTTCATTtctgtggcagaaaaaaaattcaagaactCAGTATCTCAATATATCAAGAGTACTGACCAACCCATTCACATTCTTAATTGTGTGGGGTTCTGTTAAATAATTCACAGGCTTGAATTACAAAATGTATCAGTGTAAACATAATGTCTATATTTCTGCTTTGCACAGGCGTCTTAAACCATACCATCCTTTAAAGGAAGCTGCATCTGAAGGCCCACAGCTCAGTGGGGTTCGCAGCAGCGCTGCAGCTTCGATGCTCTGGAACTCCCTAAACAGACGAGGAGCCATCGACAACAGCCCTCTGCTGCAGGACAGGCCGCTGTAAATCCCCAGCATCAAACAAATAAAGCCCTTGAGAggcattttatactttttttttctaaataaaggcCTCACAAATATGAAATAAGTAGTGTTAAATCAAGCAGTACCTTTAACTCATTTTTTAGatatgctgattttttttaactttctttaaagAAGTGTGAACAAAACCTCTTGGACATGAACAAAACtggattttgatgttttaattaaatgtctaaaatgtttatgtttttgcatgttAATTAAAGTTATCTGAAATTTATAGTATACATGCAAAATGTTGGATAATTTTAATCACTTTGAATCTACTCACCAGGTCAACATTTGTAGAAGCCCCACACTGCAACTTTTAGGCACCGCCcatcaacacacctgaatcaaatggcttaTCAGCATCTCTAAGCTCTGCAATGGCTTGGTAAAGAAAACAGTCATGTGATTCAGGTGTGCAGAAGTGGGATGCTACCAAAAGTTGTATTACAGTAGATCTGGAAGTTTTGATTTGAGCATGTTTAGATAAATAATCAGACAAACAACTTTTCACATCACAGAGATTTTATTCAGAACAAAGCCAAACTTGACAATTTCAGGAGTTTTATTCAAACAGCAAACCCGATACTTTGATGGACAAACATCTCTGGTCTGAATGCATTTAAGAATGTGTTGTGACAAATTATTTCCTGTCCAACTTTATTGTGGTTCTTTCAATActcttctccttcctcctctccctcacCCTCAATGGAGTCGACTCCAACCTCCTCATAATCCTTCTCCAGAGCTGCCATGTCCTCCCTGGCCTCAGAGAACTCTCCCTCCTCCATTCCCTCACCCACATACCAGTGGACGAATGCACGCTTGGCGTACATCAGGTCAAACTTGTGATCCAGCCGAGCCCAGGCCTCTGCAATAGCAGTGGTGTTGCTCAGCATGCACACAGCCCTCTGGACCTTGGCGAGGTCACCACCAGGAACCACAGTTGGTGGCTGGTAGTTGATGCCAACCTTGAAACCAGTGGGACACCAGTCCACAAACTGGATGGTGCGTTTGGTTTTGATGGTGGCAATGGCAGCGTTAACGTCTTTGGGCACCACATCACCACGAAAAAGTAGGCAGCAGGCCATGTACTTGCCATGGCGAGGGTCACATTTCACCATCTGATTGGCCGGCTCGAAGCAGGCGTTTGTGATCTCAGCCACTGAGAGCTGCTCATGGTAAGCCTTCTCTGCAGAGATCACAGGGGCGTAGGTGGCCAGAGGGAAGTGGATACGAGGGTATGGCACCAAGTTGGTCTGGAACTCAGTCAGATCAACATTCAGGGCACCATCAAAACGGAGAGACGCAGTGATGGAGGACACGATCTGGCTGATCAGCCTGTTCAGGTTGGTGTAGGTGGGGCGTTCGATGTCGAGGTTCCTGCGGCAGATATCATAGATGGCCTCGTTGTCCACCATGAAGGCACAGTCTGAGTGTTCCAGGGTGGTGTGGGTGGTCAGGATGGAGTTGTAGGGCTCCACGACAGCTGTGGACACCTGGGGAGCTGGGTAGATGGAGAACTCCAGCTTGGACTTCTTTCCATAGTCCACAGAGAGACGCTCCATCAGCAGGGaggtgaaaccagaaccagttcctCCACCAAAGCTGTGGAAGACCAGGAAGCCCTGCAGGCCTGTGCACTGGTCAGCCTGAGGACAAAGATGGAAACCAAAATCAATTGCTGATTGACAATTCAGAGACAAATTTGGAAATTACCGGCATTAAGTTTACCCACCAGCTTTCGGATCCTGTCCAGAACCAGGTCGATGATCTCTTTTCCAATGGTGTAGTGTCCTCTGGCGTAGTTGTTGGCAGCATCTTCCTTCCCAGTGATCAGCTGCTCAGGGTGGAACAGCTGGCGGTAAGTCCCAGTGCGAACCTCATCTGagcagaaaaattaaacatcaaatTAATTTAGGTTTACAGATTTTTCCACGTTAAGTaccaagtttatttgtatggcagAAGTGATCTTGCTTACCGATGACAGTGGGCTCCAGGTCTACAAAAACGGCTCTGGGGACGTGCTTCCCTGCTCCTGTCTCACTGAAGAAGGTGTTGAAGGAGTCATCTCCTCCTCCAAGAGTCTTGTCACTGGGCATCTGTCCGTCTGGCTGGATCCCATGCTCCAGGCAGTAGAGCTCCCAGCAGGCATTGCCGATCTGAACACCGGCCTGACCAACGTGGATGGAGATGCACTCACGCTGAGGAGCAAAGGGCAAGGAAAAAGATTTGTCAATTTAGATTAAACCAATACAGTCTTTAGTACATTAACACATCCAAATTCTGGAGACATCTAAGTGCTCCCCCTGTCTGTTATGACTAGGtactgcagcaggaggaggcaCCACCCTGCACCACAATCGGCAGGGGATTCAGAATGCCTGCCAGCAGAAGCCCCCTCTCTCGTTTTTGATCCGCTTTTTTTCATGCTCTGGCCTTTTTCTCCAACTCCTGCATCTAGTTTGCAAGCATAAGCACACATGCAAATTAATTTGCATGGGCACAGGCGGGACACTCTGTGAGCCTGGAATATTCCACTTGATCTCCCTGGAGATGCACAATCACAGCGGATGCTTGaacacaaaatgagaaaaagaataaaaaaacagacctTCCCCTCCAAATCTGTTGTATAATTCAAGTTTATTTAATCAGATTGTTTGCAGTAAGAAggtaaatttaattaaaactatgttgttatttgaaattaagcttagaataacatgaattatttatttttcgtAAATTATATATTGGGTCAcgttaagaaaaaaatgaaagcaatcTTAGTGTCTCCATCCATATACAGTACAAACCGCCCTTCTCTAGCTTTATTAAAAACGtgtaaatattcatgttttggTTTATAAATAGATCAAATGGGaatatttataacaaaacataaataataaagtaaacaagtttttttaattaacattttatacaGATTTATTGCTCTCATTGTGTGTCTAAATGCCCCCAGTCAATGCATTGTTCTCATCTCCAAACAATGACAATCACACTGTGCCACAACTGCTCACCAATCTGTGCATCATCTATATAATCTGACAGCTTCCATTcattcaaaatgtaattaaaatatacagtaaacaTCTGATACGTCGATTAGAATAAAATACCCCCACGTGTTAAAAGCTTTACGCATCGAAAGAAGAAAATCCTTCCCGACGTCGTGTGACAGCCGAGACGCCGGCTGGGGATGAATCCTGACCAATTTCTGCCTCACAAATTCCTCCAGTCGAGATTTATTTaccacaaataataataaaaactcacCATTTTTCCGTCTGAGGTtcaaggaggaagaggagaaggagaaaatgCCAAGAAGGAGGCTTTGTAAAAAACGGGGTGTTTGCGTTGCGTGTTGTACCCAACGGGGTCGATGCAACAACTGCTGAATGGGAGGGCGGCGCAGGCAGATTTATGCAGGCAGGGCAGCGGATTTGCTCCTGTGCTGAGTGGAAAAAACACGATTCTACCGCCGCCATTTGGTGATGCTGCGCAGATCAGACTGCAGGATATTTTAGggtttttaaataagcaaaaaatgtaaacagattaACCTcagtaatataataataataataataataataataataataataataataatgtttattttgtgatttattttcgcTCTCTCATATGGTGCTTATATGCAATAGTTTTGACGTGATGGGTGAGTTCAGACAACGCTCATTTATTATCCGTGCACCAGCCTCCACCTGGGTGTGGCATCTTCTCACAGCATTTCAGACAAATAAGAGTAAATGACGCCTAAGACTGAGATGTTCCTGCAGGTTAAGAGGCTTCAGTCACAAGCTGACGTCTGCAGGGCGTTCATGTTGCAGAGACCTGCTGTGATGGTGTCAGTCCGGCATGGCAGCTTCTTGCCTCTTCTCCCTCTTTGTCCCAGATCCTCTGCAATGATGTCATCCAGTGGGGCGATCACGTGGCTGCCCGTGTCTCTGCCGTTCAGCAGCACAGAGGCTGGGTTCATGCAGcttcttctggttctggccTGTTCAAGGAACTGAAACTGCCTGAAAAGCACTTTGTGTGAAATAATGCAAAGCGTCTGGGAAGTGCAAGACGGTGGCTATTAGGGATCTCCAGCTTTAAATGCTGTttatgaaaatctgtttttcagtcaaaaatctgaatcttaatgtaggatttctttttctgtcctaAAACAAGGGCGCTGATGATGTATCACACTCGAAATGACTTCAAGGATGAAAGGGAAGAACAGGAAAGAGCTGTGGCTGTGAGCCAGGACTGTTTGAGAACATTcccatctcctcctccttctctcctttcctcctctctccccAGCAGCTGTGAAGCAGGGAGGGTCATAGCAGCTGCTCAGCACGAACAGAGAGGAGGATGGGAATGCTGGGGATGGGAGTGGTCCTTCGTGGCATGGAGTTCACTGTATTGCATCGACGCAAACTGAGAACCTGATACCCAACACTGTGACAGAGCATATTCTCCGTCTGTCGCAGAACGCTTCCTGTATGAGAGtgcaagcaaaaaaaaccccagaaatatcaaatgaaaattgtaataaactattttaagtCTGTTGACTTCCTGGATATGATGACTCACTGAtataagaataaaagaaaatacatctgCACATGTAGAAGTTTCTATACTTTTTGGGTATGTCTGCACCACTTTGCAACGCTAGAGACTCACATTTCTGCTCAcctttctttgaaaaatattagAGGTTTATTACAACAAAGAAGCATTTCTTCAGGTTTGGTCTTTGACTGAACCATTCAGTCAAGAACTGAATCAAAACCAGTCCCCAGTTGCTATGAGGGAAATGGCCATTGGGAACACTGGGTCACTTACAGGTGGCCTGGCTGCTGGCCGCTTTGGGGCAGGACCCAAGGTCCAGTTCAGGTCAcacttaataaaaaacaatccatGCCGCTCATGTGGCTCTCTCTGGCATATGCCACATGAGCGGCATGGATTGTTTTTTGAGCCACATGGCATATGCTGATAATTTATAACAATGTGCCACATGGCACATTAttctaaatatgtattttgtttgctgctgaaaaacGCAGCACACAAGAAGAATAAAAGACACATTTCAAAATCCAACCATGGTTTTGTTGTCAGTGGATGTTTGTTGTTAAAAGTAGCCCACTAATTGCCCACAGTCAAAGAAGGTGTAGCATGACTCTAACCACTGTTTCATGGAGATTATTTTGTTGTTAGCAACTAAGGGGCTTAAAGACGTGTTGGGTCTAAAAGCGTTTGTGGTCATTGTTTCTGAAAGGTGATAGTTTAGGAAAGATAACAAAAAACCCCAAGATAAAGAGCTGCTTTGTCTCATCCATTTTGAAGTCACAGCACACCATCCTCATGGGAAGAGCGGATGGGCGTTTCCCTCACAGAGACAAGACATGGAGATCTGGGGAGAGAGAAAGATCACATCCCCCCCCCTGCACACGGCACAGCCTCCTAATGGAGCTGCAGTTTAAGCTGGGTCACGTGTTGCCCAGATGAAGGCGCTCTCTGTGTGTGGTTACAGGGCTGTTTCCAGGCAACTCCTTTATTCAGCTTGTAGGAACCGTTAAATCTTAGGAGCAGGGATGGAGGGGGAAGGGTTGGATGTCCACAGCTCTCTGTGGCCTGCATCCCTCATGTGTGACAGGGCAGTTTGAcctctttttaatgaaagaagaCTGTAAAGTCTGGCCAAACAACAGCAGATAAAATCAGACTTAGACCACATCCGTCATGTAAAAGCAGGGGTTTTTTTGCATGACCATTTTTGCATTAAACATTATGATGTGAGTCAGTTCCATAGGATgtacaaaaaatctgaataaaatatgttagacatgtttttaattatgcTTTGCGATGCTTTTAAGGCTGTGCAAATTCTGAAATATCATCATGAAGTTTGGAATATTTGAAATAGGTTTAGAAATTCTGGACAAAATTTACAAGATAATGAATTAAATGATAAGGTGAAAACATTCTCTAACATGTTACTCATAAAAAGCTCAAGTATTGCCCTAATAGTGCATTTTGGAGATTTTtccagatgaaaataaaacaagcaaggTTAATAGGAAATCTGAGATATATTGCTTATTATGGGGTAGGTATTATGTAGAATTCAATTTGCAGGCCACATTTACAGATCTGGATCTAGCATTATCTAAATCCCAGCTCTGGAGCAACTCAccaccatttttaaaaatatgtttggctttttgttgctgttttcaaCTAACAAAAGACTGAAGAGGACTCTATCTGTTAGCCATAATGACGCATCCTCTGGATGATGCTGCATCCTGTAGAATGGGCGTCCACTCTGGAGATTTGAAAAGAAATCAATATATCTTCCTGATGATACTGTACATGTTGTCTCACAGTTTGCTGTCTGAttctttcttcttatttttttgtcatatttaatgaaatacattaaaaaaaatcaacaatcatttgtttaaaaaaattgtgaaagGAATGTCATATATCATGTCTTATTCCTgctataataaaatatattattggtGCTAcaagtttgcttttttaatttttcaattgattttttcatataaaaacgatacaaaaactgttttactaCAGTTCTTATCAGGCTGaccaagtttttattttattttattttttacattattttaaaaattacgcAGCATTTTCTACTCAAGCAGAAACGCCATGATGCTTGCAGTACAATACCAGGAGGGCAGGCTACCAGCTGGGTGGGGTTGATGGGCGGAGACTCCCCTGAGCTTCGGAATGGTCCAATAGAAATCAACGAAATCATTGCGAGCCTCAAAGTGACAGGAAATGGACCAATAGGAGTGGAGAAGTTGCCGGCGCCGGGGCTCTACTCGCATATATAGCTCCGGCATCATCATGTTCGCCATTATCTCTTACATCGACCTCATAACTGTCGTATTGTAAGACTCCTTTTCCGAGGAGACTCTTCCGTCCTCTTTCACAACTTCAGCAAAACAACATGGTAAGAACCTTTAACAAGCTTTGCAAAAAGGACATAACTGAGGTCTAGGTGATGGTGTATAGGGAgataatttgatttaaacagtaaaaataaatgtatttacgACAATGAATGAAGTTTGGAGgcatttaaactgtattttttttccagcttcaaACGCTTTATTTATGCTACAAAGCGCAGGTgaaaatgtcatgtttgatGGAGGGAGGGGTTCTGGCGAGGTTCGGATGGGGACGTGGCGGGCAGTCTGGACAAAAGAGTCTCTTCACCCCACCCTCCTTGGTGGACAGTGGGAATAACGAAGGCTTTATTATCCCAGCCCCCTTGGCATGACTGAAACCCCGGTCAGCATCACAAGGTAACAGCTGGAGGCTGTGGCTGTAATTTAGTGGCAGGCAGAGTGACCCACTCCCACCGAAACCTTATCCGGACTGAAAATGGATTAAATGCACAGTCAGCATGGCGTCGGTCATTAAAAATGCAGACGAGTAATGGACACTCCGGACTCGTTCCTAATGGCTATCAGCAAGGCTGAACAGAGTCTATGTAGCTCCGCGATTTTCAATGGTCATATAAGCGTTAAAGCTTTATGGTCATAAAAGATATCGAGGTTACCGCTAGTCGATCAGATTTAAGAGTTTTCACGTAAATTTAAAGACTCAAACAAACATCACCGGTTGCCTAAGTGACGCGTTTGTTGCGTAGCAACGCAGTTCCAGACACAACTGCATTGCgcaaggaaaaaaagagaaagagtaACAAAATGCCGCGAGATTAGCAAACCCAAATGAACGTCTTCTTATTCAGCTGATTTAACAGTACATTTTAACCATGAACTTCAGGTCCAAAGCTGAAAAATTGAATTTCTGTCGAAAATTATTAATCATGATAGTTATATTTATCACATGCATCacataagttgttttttctttcattcacaGGTGttaataaaagtcttttttctTAATCAGTATGAAATAGTTTTagtaaactgttaaaattctcctaatttatttctttttttctttttctcacagCGTGAGTGCATCTCCATCCACGTTGGTCAGGCCGGTGTTCAGATCGGCAATGCCTGCTGGGAGCTCTACTGCCTGGAGCATGGGATCCAGCCGGACGGACAGATGCCCAGTGACAAGACCATTGGAGGAGGAGATGACTCCTTCAACACCTTCTTCAGTGAGACAGGAGCAGGGAAGCACGTCCCCAGAGCCGTTTTTGTAGACCTGGAGCCCACTGTCATCGGTAAGCAAGATCACTTctgccatacaaataaacttggtATTTAACGTGAAAAAATTGTAAATCTAAATTAatttgatgtttaatttttctgctCAGATGAGGTTCGTTCTGGAACTTACCGCCAGCTGTTCCACCCAGAGCAGCTGATCACTGGGAAGGAAGATGCTGCCAACAACTACGCCAGAGGGCACTACACCATTGGCAAAGAGATCATCGACCTGGTTCTGGACAGGATCCGAAAACTGGTGGGTGAATTCACACACGGAGCTCTTAAATTTGtttccaaaatgtttaatatggAAGAGCACATCTACATGGTAGGAAATTACAtagaaaaagtaaagttttaatCACCTTATTGTAAGAACAACGAAATGTACTCTGGTAACATGCAGCattccttgttttttgtttgtatccTCAGGCTGACCAGTGCACAGGCCTGCAGGGCTTCCTGGTCTTCCACAGCTTTGGTGGAGGAACCGGTTCTGGTTTCACCTCCCTGCTGATGGAACGTCTCTCTGTGGACTATGGAAAGAAGTCCAAGCTGGAGTTCTCCATCTACCCAGCTCCCCAGGTGTCCACAGCTGTCGTGGAGCCCTACAACTCCATCCTGACCACCCACACCACCCTGGAACACTCCGACTGTGCCTTCATGGTGGACAACGAGGCCATCTATGATATCTGCCGCAGGAACCTCGACATCGAACGCCCCACCTACACCAACCTGAACAGGCTGATCGGCCAGATCGTGTCCTCCATCACGGCGTCTCTCCGTTTTGATGGTGCCCTGAATGTTGATCTGACTGAGTTCCAGACCAACTTGGTGCCATACCCTCGTATCCACTTCCCTCTGGCCACCTACGCCCCTGTGATCTCTGCAGAGAAGGCTTACCATGAGCAGCTCTCAGTGGCTGAGATCACAAACGCCTGCTTCGAGCCGGCCAATCAGATGGTGAAATGTGACCCTCGCCACGGCAAGTACATGGCCTGCTGCCTCTTGTACCGTGGTGATGTGGTGCCCAAAGATGTCAATGCTGCCATTGCCACCATCAAAACCAAACGCACCATCCAGTTTGTGGACTGGTGTCCCACTGGTTTCAAGGTTGGCATCAACTACCAGCCACCAACTGTGGTTCCTGGTGGTGACCTCGCCAAGGTCCAGAGGGCTGTGTGCATGCTGAGCAACACCACTGCTATTGCAGAGGCCTGGGCTCGGCTGGATCACAAGTTTGACCTGATGTACGCCAAGCGTGCGTTCGTCCACTGGTATGTGGGTGAGGGAATGGAGGAGGGAGAGTTCTCCGAGGCCAGGGAGGACATGGCAGCTCTGGAGAAGGATTACGAGGAGGTTGGAGTTGACTCCATTGAGGgtgagggagaggaggaaggagaagagTATTGAAAGAACCACAGAGAAGTCAGGAAAGCAGAAAGTGATTACATGCACTGTGTTCTTGAATGCATTCCAAACAGAGATGTTCGTCCATCAAAGTATCATGTTTGCCGTTTGAATAAAACTCCTGAAATGATCAAGTTTGGCTTTGTTCTGAATAAAATCtctgatttaaagttttgtcttgtattcatttaaaaaacctATTTTCAATGTGCTATGAATGCATTGCGTCTGGTACATTGCAGACATGTCAGTTATCTGAATGGTATTATCAGAAATTCtcagcttttatgttttatagcATGCTGCCCTCCAGTGGCTACACAGAATAAATATCAATAGTCCCTAcaagattaaaatgtaaaatctttcAACCAAGAAGTctccaaaaacacaattaaCCATCCTATGTTTCTTATGTTGATGAATATGACTCAGAATAGGGGATATGGATGACCAGAGCACTCCCAAAATCCGTTACCTGAGCCCAAGAGAATatctaacttttttctttcagtgtcaTGATGATCTCTGAAAGTTTTCCAACACATCAGTACTATTTAGATGCTCACACACTTGATTAGCAATTATTTTCTCATAGTTTATATAAGACAGGAAGCTTATGCCTGTAATTTAAGTCACTTTGAaacatccagccatccatctaTTTTTTAAGAGCCTTGtcccctagtggggtcaggagggctgctggtgtctatctccagctacgttctgggcaagaggcggggtcaccctggacaggtcaccagtctgtcacagggcaacagagacagacagaacaaCCAggcacacacctagggagaatttagagagaccaattaacctgtcatgtttttggactgtgggaggaacccGGTGTACCCAGAGAACATGCCaactctgtgcagaaagaccctgggtcgggaatcaaacccaggaccttcctgctgcaaggcaacagtgctacaaACTgaaccactgtgcagcccaaacATAGGGTAGCATATATATTGCCCATCAAACATTACCACAGAATCTAATTGATTGAAACAATTTGTTAAAGATTTAATTAGTTACCATGTAAGCCTGCAGTACCAAGGATAGATTATCTAAAATGGGGGCAGTAGTCAAAGGGAACACTTTCATTTGGTTGGCATTAGGTCCAAGATACAAGTTGAAGGTTTTgatgaaacatttataaatcTCAGATCAGATTCAGTGATGCATCACTTACTGAGGAGCAATGGATGGCTCCAACAGAAACCTAGCAATTTTCTCTGTGAAGGGTCTTTATACAGCAGTCAACCATTTTTCCAGGTTAAATACAACTCTAGATAAGCAGAGCACCATTTTAGTAGAAGAATTAAACGAGAGGCAACATGAATTTTCTTTAGTTACATTATCCAGGCATGTTTAGTCATTCCATAAGGGCAGCTTTGCAGAAATTGCTTTCAGTCCAACATAAGgaatggaaagaaaatacaacaaagggACAATTAGTGCAGCAAGAcatctttattttgaacataCAGAAGTGTAGACAGACAATGCTGCGTTTAATATTCTTCTCCTTCATCCTCATCTCCCAAGCTATCAGCTCCAACCTCCTCATAATCCTTCTCCAGAGCTGCCATGTCCTCCCTGGCCTCGGAGAACTCTCCCTCCTCCATTCCCTCACCCACATACCAGTGGACGAACGCACGCTTGGCGTACATCAGGTCAAACTTGTGATCCAGCCGAGCCCAGGCCTCTGCAATAGCAGTGGTGTTGCTCAGCATGCACACAGCCCTCTGGACCTTGGCGAGGTCACCACCAGGAACCACAGTTGGTGGCTGGTAGTTGATGCCAACCTTGAAACCAGTGGGACACCAGTCCACAAACTGGATGGAGCGTTTGGTTTTGATGGTGGCAATGGCAGCGTTGACATCTTTGGGCACCACGTCGCCACGGTACAAGAGGCAGCAGGCCATGTACTTGCCATGGCGAGGGTCACATTTCACCAACTGATTGGCCGGCTCGAAGCAGGAATTTGTGATCTCAGCTACAGTGAGCTGCTCATGGTAAGCCTTCTCTGCAGAGATCACAGGGGCGTAGGTGGCCAGAGGGAAGTGGATACGAGGGTATGGCACCAAGTTGGTCTGGAACTCAGTCAGATCAACATTCAGGGCACCATCAAAACGGAGAGACGCAGTGATGGAGGACACGATCTGGCTGATCAGCCTGTTCAGGTTGGTGTAGGTGGGGCGTTCGATGTCGAGGTTCCTGCGGCAGATATCATAGATGGCCTCGTTGTCCACCATGAAGGCACAGTCGGAGTGCTCCAGGGTGGTGTGGGTGGTCAGGATGGAGTTGTAGGGCTCCACAACAGCTGTGGACACCTGGGGAGCTGGGTAAACAGAAAACTCCAGCTTGGACTTCTTTCCATAGTCCACAGAGAGACGCTCCATCAGCAGGGAGGTGAAACCAGAACCGGTTCCTCCACCAAAGCTGTGGAAGACCAGGAAGCCCTGCAGGCCTGTGCACTGGTCAGACTGaggatacaaataaaaaacaaggaaTGCGGCATGTTACCAGAGTACATTTTGTTGTTCTTACAATAAGGTGATTAAAACTTTCATGTAAATGTTCTGttccaaattaaacattttgcaaagaaatttaaaatctctGTCTGAATTCACCCACCAGCTTACGGATCCTGTCCAGAACCAGGTCGATGATCTCTTTGCCAATGGTGTAGTGTCCTCTGGCGTAGTTGTTGGCAGCATCTTCCTTCCCAGTGATCAGCTGCTCTGGGTGGAACAGCTGGCGGTAAGTTCCAGAACGAACCTCATctggaaaacacaaatttataGTATCATGAGCATTTTAAAGGtagtttttcaaaatcaatCACAAATAGTCAAGCTTACCAATGACGGAGGGCTCCAGGTCTACAAAAACAGCTCTAGGGACGTGCTTCCCTGCTCCTGTCTCACTGAAGAAGGTGTTGAAGGAGTCATCTCCCCCTCCAATGGTCTTGTCACTGGGCATCTGTCCGTCCGGCTGGATCCCATGCTCCAGGCAGTAGAGCTCCCAGCAGGCATTGCCGATCTGAACACCGGCCTGACCAACGTGCACTGAGATACATTCACgctgtgaagaagaaaacattttagttcttGTAAAAAGTTCAATTTCTAAAGAAGGCCACATGTCTTGTCCTATTATAGTCAATAGCCTCAAGGTCATTAGTCACATGGTGTGCACACTGCACCTCGCTTatcagggagaaaaaaagaagaaaaatttaataAGTGCCTTTATAAGGAACtaaaaaccagaaccagatgacTGTAATCTCTTGGGGCATTAGACAAAGAAACACGCCCCTAAGAGataaattgcttttttctttccacgCTAGAGTTGGGTGATGGAAGAGAACAGCACAGCTGCAACGGATTAAATGGGTCAATATGAAAATTTGGCAACACAATC
It encodes:
- the LOC116718175 gene encoding tubulin alpha-1B chain-like isoform X2, which encodes MRECISIHVGQAGVQIGNACWELYCLEHGIQPDGQMPSDKTLGGGDDSFNTFFSETGAGKHVPRAVFVDLEPTVIDEVRTGTYRQLFHPEQLITGKEDAANNYARGHYTIGKEIIDLVLDRIRKLADQCTGLQGFLVFHSFGGGTGSGFTSLLMERLSVDYGKKSKLEFSIYPAPQVSTAVVEPYNSILTTHTTLEHSDCAFMVDNEAIYDICRRNLDIERPTYTNLNRLISQIVSSITASLRFDGALNVDLTEFQTNLVPYPRIHFPLATYAPVISAEKAYHEQLSVAEITNACFEPANQMVKCDPRHGKYMACCLLFRGDVVPKDVNAAIATIKTKRTIQFVDWCPTGFKVGINYQPPTVVPGGDLAKVQRAVCMLSNTTAIAEAWARLDHKFDLMYAKRAFVHWYVGEGMEEGEFSEAREDMAALEKDYEEVGVDSIEGEGEEEGEEY
- the LOC116718175 gene encoding tubulin alpha-1B chain-like isoform X1 — its product is MRECISVHVGQAGVQIGNACWELYCLEHGIQPDGQMPSDKTIGGGDDSFNTFFSETGAGKHVPRAVFVDLEPSVIDEVRSGTYRQLFHPEQLITGKEDAANNYARGHYTIGKEIIDLVLDRIRKLSDQCTGLQGFLVFHSFGGGTGSGFTSLLMERLSVDYGKKSKLEFSVYPAPQVSTAVVEPYNSILTTHTTLEHSDCAFMVDNEAIYDICRRNLDIERPTYTNLNRLISQIVSSITASLRFDGALNVDLTEFQTNLVPYPRIHFPLATYAPVISAEKAYHEQLTVAEITNSCFEPANQLVKCDPRHGKYMACCLLYRGDVVPKDVNAAIATIKTKRSIQFVDWCPTGFKVGINYQPPTVVPGGDLAKVQRAVCMLSNTTAIAEAWARLDHKFDLMYAKRAFVHWYVGEGMEEGEFSEAREDMAALEKDYEEVGVDSIEGEGEEEGEEY
- the LOC116718187 gene encoding tubulin alpha-1A chain is translated as MRECISIHVGQAGVQIGNACWELYCLEHGIQPDGQMPSDKTIGGGDDSFNTFFSETGAGKHVPRAVFVDLEPTVIDEVRSGTYRQLFHPEQLITGKEDAANNYARGHYTIGKEIIDLVLDRIRKLADQCTGLQGFLVFHSFGGGTGSGFTSLLMERLSVDYGKKSKLEFSIYPAPQVSTAVVEPYNSILTTHTTLEHSDCAFMVDNEAIYDICRRNLDIERPTYTNLNRLIGQIVSSITASLRFDGALNVDLTEFQTNLVPYPRIHFPLATYAPVISAEKAYHEQLSVAEITNACFEPANQMVKCDPRHGKYMACCLLYRGDVVPKDVNAAIATIKTKRTIQFVDWCPTGFKVGINYQPPTVVPGGDLAKVQRAVCMLSNTTAIAEAWARLDHKFDLMYAKRAFVHWYVGEGMEEGEFSEAREDMAALEKDYEEVGVDSIEGEGEEEGEEY